Proteins encoded together in one Miscanthus floridulus cultivar M001 chromosome 16, ASM1932011v1, whole genome shotgun sequence window:
- the LOC136510019 gene encoding probable LRR receptor-like serine/threonine-protein kinase At3g47570, whose amino-acid sequence MLVLAENNFVGSIPVLSNIDSPLQYLIMQSNGLTGTIPSTLGNFSSLLWLTLDSNSFHGSIPMSIGTIANLQVLGMTNNVLSGTVPDSIYNMSALTDLGMGINNLTGEIPANIGYNLPRIVNLIMAQNKFTGQIPTSLANTTNLQIISLWDNAFHANIPLFGTLPNLIELDLTMNHLEAGDWSFLSSLTNCRQLVNLYLDRNTLQGVLPKSIVDLSSTLEVLFLSANEISGTIPNEIERLRSLKVLFMGKNLLTGNIPYSLGHLPNLFALSLPQNKLLGQVPVSLGNLSQLNELHLQENNLSGPIPGALGHCKNLDKLNLSHNSFDGSIPKELFTLSSLSNVFDLSHNQLSGQIPLEIGSFINLGLLNISNNMLTGQIPSTLGQCVRLESLHMEGNLLDGRIPESFIALRGLIEMDISQNNLSGEIPEFFESFSSMKLLNLSFNNFEGPVPTGGIFQDARDVFVQGNKNLCASTPLLQQPLCNTDISKRHRHTSKILKFAGFTSLSLVLLLCFAVLLLKKRKKVQQVDHPTSMDLKNFKYADLVKATNGFSSDNLVGSGKCGLVYKGRLWSEEHTVAIKVFKLDQLGAPNSFLAECEALRNTRHRNLVKVITACSTIDSAGHEFKAVILEYRSNGSLENWLYPKLNKYGIQKQLSLGSRIVIAMDIASALDYLHNHCVPTMVHCDLKPSNVLLDDAMVAHLGDFGLVKVLHTYSSSSNHSSTSLIGPRGSIGYIAPEYGFGSKLSTEGDVYSYGITILEMLTGKRPTDEMFSKGLTLHKFVEKSFPQKIHEILDPSIIPVTGDGDNHTMDEITRTIMNLIKLGISCSAETPKDRPTMNDVYAEVITIKETFSELCH is encoded by the exons ATGTTAGTGCTTGCGGAGAACAACTTTGTTGGGTCCATACCTGTTCTCTCAAATATCGACTCACCCTTACAGTATCTTATAATGCAATCGAATGGTCTTACAGGTACCATACCTTCCACTTTGGGGAATTTTTCTTCCCTTCTTTGGCTCACACTTGACAGTAACAGTTTTCATGGTAGCATCCCGATGAGTATAGGTACAATAGCAAACCTGCAAGTACTAGGCATGACTAACAATGTTTTGTCAGGGACTGTTCCGGACTCCATTTACAACATGTCAGCACTCACAGACCTTGGCATGGGTATCAATAATCTCACCGGGGAAATTCCAGCTAATATTGGGTATAACCTTCCAAGAATTGTAAATCTGATTATGGCACAAAACAAGTTCACAGGCCAAATCCCTACTTCACTAGCCAACACCACCAATCTCCAGATCATTAGTCTCTGGGATAATGCATTTCATGCTAATATTCCTTTGTTTGGAACCCTGCCCAACTTAATCGAACTGGATCTAACCATGAACCACCTTGAAGCTGGGGACTGGTCTTTCTTGTCGTCATTGACAAATTGCAGGCAATTGGTGAATTTGTACCTGGATAGAAACACCCTCCAAGGAGTCCTGCCAAAATCCATAGTGGACCTGTCCAGTACACTAGAGGTATTGTTTTTAAGTGCAAATGAAATATCTGGTACCATTCCGAATGAGATAGAGCGCCTCAGAAGCCTCAAGGTTCTTTTTATGGGGAAGAACCTCCTTACTGGAAATATTCCTTACTCCCTGGGTCATCTTCCAAACCTGTTCGCCCTAAGCTTACCGCAAAACAAACTTTTAGGGCAAGTTCCAGTCTCTCTTGGTAACCTAAGTCAACTCAATGAGCTCCACTTACAAGAAAATAACTTGAGTGGCCCAATACCAGGCGCTTTAGGACACTGCAAGAACTTGGATAAGCTAAACCTCTCTCATAACAGCTTTGATGGTAGCATACCAAAGGAGCTATTTACTCTTTCTTCCCTTTCTAATGTTTTCGACTTGTCTCACAACCAACTCTCCGGACAAATACCACTAGAGATTGGTAGCTTCATCAACCTTGGCCTGCTGAATATTTCTAATAACATGTTGACTGGCCAAATACCCTCCACTCTAGGTCAGTGTGTTCGTTTGGAGTCCCTCCACATGGAGGGGAACCTTCTTGACGGGAGGATCCCAGAATCATTCATTGCTTTACGAGGCCTCATTGAGATGGACATTTCTCAGAACAACTTGTCCGGTGAAATCCCGGAAttctttgaatcttttagctCTATGAAGCTTCTCAATTTGTCCTTCAACAACTTTGAGGGACCAGTACCAACAGGAGGGATATTTCAGGATGCACGTGATGTGTTCGTTCAAGGGAACAAGAACCTATGTGCCAGTACCCCGTTGCTACAACAGCCACTTTGCAATACAGATATATCTAAACGACATAGACACACCTCCAAAATTCTGAAGTTTGCAGGATTTACTTCTCTTTCGTTAGTCTTGCTATTATGCTTTGCAGTCCTTCTtttaaagaagagaaagaaagttCAACAAGTAGATCATCCAACCAGCATGGATTTGAAGAATTTCAAATATGCTGATCTAGTCAAAGCAACGAATGGTTTCTCCTCAGACAACTTGGTTGGCTCAGGAAAATGTGGATTAGTCTACAAAGGAAGACTTTGGAGTGAGGAACATACAGTTGCCATCAAAGTATTCAAACTTGATCAACTCGGAGCACCAAACAGCTTCCTTGCTGAATGTGAGGCCCTGAGGAATACTAGACACCGTAATCTCGTGAAGGTGATTACTGCATGCTCAACAATTGATTCAGCAGGACATGAGTTCAAGGCTGTTATTCTTGAATACAGGTCTAATGGCAGCCTCGAGAACTGGCTCTATCCAAAACTGAACAAGTATGGAATTCAAAAACAATTGAGTTTGGGCTCCAGAATAGTAATAGCAATGGACATAGCTTCTGCTTTGGATTATCTCCATAATCATTGCGTACCCACTATGGTCCATTGTGATCTGAAACCCAGCAATGTACTTCTTGATGATGCCATGGTTGCACATCTTGGTGACTTTGGATTGGTTAAGGTTCTTCACACTTATAGCTCTTCAAGCAATCATAGTTCTACAAGCTTAATTGGACCAAGAGGATCAATCGGATACATTGCACCAG AGTATGGCTTCGGGAGCAAACTCTCAACAGAGGGCGATGTCTATAGCTATGGAATTACCATCTTAGAAATGCTCACAGGGAAGCGTCCGACAGATGAGATGTTTTCTAAGGGTTTGACCCTTCACAAATTTGTGGAAAAATCATTTCCTCAAAAGATTCATGAGATTCTAGATCCTTCTATAATTCCGGTTACGGGAGATGGTGATAATCATACAATGGATGAAATAACAAGAACCATCATGAATCTTATTAAGCTTGGTATCTCATGCTCAGCAGAGACACCAAAAGACCGACCAACAATGAACGATGTTTATGCTGAAGTCATCACAATCAAAGAAACATTTTCAGAGCTATGCCACTAA